From Desulforhopalus sp., one genomic window encodes:
- a CDS encoding diadenylate cyclase, translating to MDTKSYNCPQGQEQEKLIMSHADALARELGIDTLIIQACGRNEIDFLSEARSFQRYIWLSRTPESLPVEETTAHSVIPVPKIAKGENFLTLGYFLAVVTGKLEFHKPAINLTACESGMINGLHIVIPSHQLPWLMDSQIASFDSIETPQTLLMLISISMRFAHEGREGKSIGTCFIISSPDDVAPYTWQLILNPCAGYPANIRNIFRDDFIEILRELSALDGAFLVNPNGEVRSSAVFIATQGRSDGMESGKGARHHSACALTSHTQAIAVVLSESSGEITVYQAGKELLHFT from the coding sequence ATGGACACAAAAAGCTATAATTGCCCCCAGGGGCAGGAGCAAGAAAAGTTGATCATGAGCCATGCCGACGCGCTGGCCAGGGAACTGGGTATAGACACTCTCATCATCCAAGCCTGTGGTCGTAATGAGATTGACTTCCTTTCAGAGGCGAGATCTTTTCAACGTTACATTTGGCTATCTCGAACCCCGGAAAGTCTACCAGTAGAGGAAACCACCGCTCATTCGGTCATCCCAGTACCGAAGATCGCAAAGGGGGAAAATTTTCTTACCCTGGGCTATTTCTTGGCAGTCGTGACGGGCAAGCTGGAGTTTCACAAACCGGCGATCAACCTTACCGCCTGCGAGAGTGGCATGATCAATGGATTGCACATCGTGATACCCTCCCATCAGCTACCCTGGCTGATGGACAGCCAAATTGCCTCGTTCGACAGTATTGAAACTCCACAAACCCTCCTGATGCTTATCAGCATCTCCATGCGATTCGCCCACGAAGGCCGGGAGGGCAAATCTATCGGCACTTGTTTCATTATCAGCTCTCCGGATGATGTGGCACCTTACACCTGGCAGCTCATTCTTAACCCCTGCGCTGGCTATCCTGCAAACATACGCAACATCTTCCGCGATGACTTCATAGAGATCCTTCGCGAATTGAGCGCCCTGGATGGGGCGTTCTTGGTGAACCCCAATGGTGAAGTGCGGTCGTCCGCCGTCTTCATCGCCACGCAGGGCCGTTCCGACGGCATGGAATCCGGCAAGGGAGCACGGCACCATTCAGCCTGCGCGCTTACCAGTCATACCCAGGCTATAGCTGTTGTTCTCTCAGAATCGTCCGGTGAAATCACCGTCTACCAAGCGGGCAAGGAACTGCTCCACTTCACCTGA
- a CDS encoding cytoplasmic protein, whose product MKKFALFVFNGDPMCFIHVLLNALDMKAKGHEAKIIIEGASVKLIPELVKSENSLNGLWKKNLEAGLVAGVCKACSNKLGTLESAKEQGLTILDDVSGHPGMASYRDNGYEIITF is encoded by the coding sequence ATGAAAAAATTTGCCCTATTTGTATTCAACGGCGATCCAATGTGTTTCATTCATGTGCTTTTGAATGCACTGGATATGAAGGCCAAAGGACACGAAGCGAAAATCATTATTGAAGGGGCTTCAGTCAAACTGATCCCAGAACTGGTGAAATCAGAAAATTCCTTGAACGGATTGTGGAAAAAGAATCTTGAGGCAGGCCTGGTAGCAGGGGTTTGCAAAGCATGTTCCAACAAATTGGGAACCCTTGAGTCTGCAAAAGAACAGGGTCTTACCATTCTTGATGATGTATCCGGCCATCCCGGAATGGCATCATATAGGGATAACGGATATGAGATCATAACATTTTAA